taatagataaaatttaaatcttgagagctcattgcaatcaatcgtgaaaatgaaataaaactttattttcaagagattggttagtatacacataaatcagtcgatatcaaaagtttctatttgcattacagaacaagtcgcaatatttttttaatctcagatatataaggcattattatttgtagtcaactatgtaacttacttcaggaacatagttttttaggcggctaaacttaaaacttctctatcgtaaagttgctcatttcacaacattattttcaaaaaatcatatctctgtaactacgcaacctagaaggttgatcttttgtgttatcgatagcttatttattgtagattactggggtatgcataactccatacctgccataaggtacctttgaccgtgggacgtcacatatacttACTATTTAAATGTACCCAAAACCCAAAACAAAAGCGTCAATAAAAACAAATTGTAAGACCtactttacaaaaataaatggaCGTTTCTCTTCTGTGGGTATAGATATGCATATTTCACGGACCACCGATTGCCAtggtgatataaaaaaaaacccagtTACTTGTGATGCCAACTGGCTTTACGTTTTTCAACAAAGCTCTTAATCCCCTCCTGTCCATCGTCCATGTTTATATTCTCCACCATTATCTGTTCACCTAAACCGTAAGCATCAAGTAATTTCATATCAATTTGTTTATAATAGAACTCTTTTCCAAGTGCGATGACACGTCTGCTTTTGTGTTTGATGCTTTCGACTATTTTGTTGACTTCTTCATCTAGATGACTAGTTGGAACCACTTTGGTGACGAGTCCACTGTCGTAGCCCTCTTGTGCCGTTAAGGGCAAACCTGGAACAAGGTATTCCGGTAAGTGATTTTTGactttgataaaatattatagggattttttaaatgtttttatcaaACGCAAGGTGAATAGGGTTCGTTTTGAGAAAGTGAGGTTTTTGGTATATGTTTTCTGTAGCCCTGTTACACAGTTGCCACGAAATTATTGAGTTTTtcttaataaataggtactatatataaaatatttataaggaACATACCCGTTAAAAGCATATACATGGCCCTAGACTTTGGCACACATCTACCGACAGCTATCCCTGGGGTCGAGCAGAATATCCCGAAGTTGGCGCtgaaaaatttacaaatcaaaagtaattgaattatatttaaattttgtatacCCATTGCACaccatatatgttttttttttttgtgtttcgcCACTCAATAATTTACCTTTCGTCTGCCGATCTTATTGTTACATTATTGGTGAACAATAAAGAAAATTGTATTGCATGTGATTACGTATTAAAGAAAGTACCTATTTCCACGTGGTTCGAAAGAACACACacttttttttaagattttaaaTAAGTACCACATTTAGACTATTGAGAACATTGAGATAGAGATAAATAGGCCACAGGTAACCcctcatttaatttatttgtttcataCTTACaatcagggatgtaacggatgtggttttatcggaaccgaaaacggaaacagatgttttcaatttagtttaacggaaccgataacggaaacggaactaaaacggaaccggaaccagaatcggagcctgactttttaacgatgttagtcgttttcccctttctagaataaaccttcggacaaagtttacacttaaccgtgtccccactaacttcatcaaaatagttccaaatcgaacttgatttcggcttcattgtgcgtttttttacacacgttagtattagggcttgcaatatcggacggtttccaattccggaactgattttcgatactgggtcccaattccggaattccggaactggttccggaattagggttaatcctatttttattatattttttaataaaaatgaacaaaaaatgtgaaattctgatactttacgtttattaaagaaAGTATTGTTTTAGTggaatttaatttgaagtattattaatcgaaaaatattaataaattgagTAGTGCGGCTAGTGCTGTCTTTGCACCTCTTATTTTAGCACCTTATTATACTATGGTTACTTTTATGCACTTCAATGATACGgcgtatatatatgtatttgggGAAACTACGAATGCTGGCAAACCATTTGATGTCTAATTTTATATAATCTCTAAATGTAACGGCCTCGTAGACTACGTAGTGGCTCTGTTTACGAAGATGAAGGTCCTGATGGGGTTCCGATCTCGGAGGGCATTTATTGTGTTAAGGTATAACGATTATTTGTTCCTGTTAAGGTTGTTTTTAATGTATTAAAGTAACTACCTACTCAGCTACTTATACCTATTACCTTTATGCATTGCCGACTAGTGCCCAAAACGCAAGCCTTATTGAAATTAAACCAAATGGGCTAAATGATTTCATTAGCGCTTCAGAATATAAATAATGTGCTGCTGTTGCTACACTACAGAATCCGAAATCTTTAATTGAGGAAATTTCTTTCTGAATTGAGAATAAAATAtcctaatatttataaatttaaaattcaaagGTTTCCCGTAGGTAGGATTCTGGAcaagtaaatgtatggctttgCTTTAGCAAGAAGGTATGAAAAGTAAAAATTCGATGGTTAATAAAGTTAATGAGGCATGTTAATGCATGCTGCTAGACTTCAGACTTATGTCAGCCACGGCTAATAACACCAGCATAGTGTAGTTTCTTGGCACTTTTCAATAGTAAATCtaataaaagtacttaaatccaattccggaattttcgatatccACTGgtctcaattccggaattgtaatatcggaaaatttgtccgagattccggaatttcgaaattccggaattccggaatacAAGCCCTAGTTAGTATATATatattcaccacacacactacacacagtcagtagtcagtacacaacagaacacaaacgattttaattttaataacacgaataaaacaaagtatacaaacaaacaacaaattagcgtagcacgttgcaagcggggcgatgagcgaatgactggtatgaacctgtttgtttttgatatacgccgccgccgcgcgaagcattgacatccgttataacttccgtttcaaacataacggaaccggaacagaaacggatgtgtaataccaaacggaagttccgccttaacggaaacggaaccggagctccgtaacatccctgcttACAATCCAATGAAGCGGAACAAGTGAAACAAACGGTTTTTTGAACCTTATTGCGTAAGGTTGGTTAAGGTCtacaaatacctaaatatttttagaGACAAAAAGTCTTACCCAGGGGTAGAGAACTTGCTAGTTTCTGAACATACAATCATATCACAGGTCGCTACCAACTGGCATCCCGCCGCAGCCGCAAAACCATTCACCTAAAATTTTAACTCTTTGAAAGGGGCACAAAGTCCATTTTCGTTTATTAGATTTTTCTGATGTTAggtattattttaatgaatGGCAATCTTAATTAATGCATACCTTTGCTATAACAGGAACGGGGCTGTGAATAATCGACTTCATTAACTCTGATGCTCTTTGGAACACTAATTTATGTTGATCAATACCAGTGCTTGATtgctaaaatatatttaaaaaaacttattttattttctgcATTGCCTAACAGAGGTATCCAAGGaaagaatataaaaattttaccttccaataaaattgttattatgtttccttctacgtcagaggtctccattgagagagtaacgtctccggtgtccgatagatgccgctagcgtctatgtagtcgctccgccccacgccgtgacgtagttccgcttccCCCTTCCACCCCTTCCTGCGAACTGTTACTCGCTttccgcgactcgccgccatgacacattgttgaggagaagtaccgtcggcataaaagtagcctagtagcctgccaggaaggcattactcagacctctgacgtagaaggaaacataataacaattttattggaaggtaaaatttttatattatgtgttccgtgctctacgtcagaggtctccattgagacctgtttattatctcctggtggcgagtcagcgggcgcgcaagcgttagggctacacctactgtcatagaactcagagaaagaataaatatatatacgccttattgcaacccatgaaatcacagtgactcgttataatgatgcattacaggaaattgagaatttaaattgtaatcccaggttcgaatctgaCGTTAAACTGGTTTAAGAGATTTCTCATTCGAAATCGCATCCGATCCGCAGAATTTCGGCGATAGAATCGTCTGAAAAAGTCATGTTTCCAATTAACTTAAGCTAATTGGATAAATTGGATAGTTTTCCAGCCAATTTAGTGAATAAGTACATCGTGGATCGAAAGCAATCGTAGGCGAGGCCGGTTTGGATGAGACTGTGGCTGGAAGAAATAGGCGCAGTGTCCCCTAACATTTTGTGTAATTCTCACAAGTTAACGTACccagactacctacttactgggtCTATACTTTATTCCGGAGTCTCTAAGAGTCCAGTCGGTAAGACACGTTATCTGGTTTAGAGCCGAATTTCGGACACAAAATAATAGCGCGAAAGTTATCTATGCAATTGCCCGGGCTACAGAGTAGTAGAGTAAGGTCATTGACCCTGCGGCCTGATGCTAACAGTAAAAGAGCGGCAGCTCTTCTATATAGGTACGTTGTAGGGCTATTCAAGTTAGGGCAAGTAATTTTAATTAGATTTCTCGCGTCCCAAGCTGGTGGTTTGGGAGGCGCTGGTCTCGCTATTAATGGCGTTGGAAGAAGGCATAGTGTCCGATAGGATTATGAACAAGTGTCGTTCTGAAAGCTAACATGGACAGTAGAAATAGGTGCCTGAGATAGCTCGTTACTTCACTGGATATTAGAGGTACCTGGCAATCAATCTTATTTTTGATGCACCATGAAGACCATTTCTACATTGTGGGTGTACAGGCGGCCTAGACAAGGCGACGATCTAaggagtgctcccggtactggttttctatacaaacacAGTACCAGAACCGGGAATacccggttctcgccatacaaactcagtaccgggagcatcCCCCGGACGATCACTTGAGTTTCTTTctgtctctttatcactcttccatattagcgagACACTGACAGTTGCgtctcgttcgctacgtagcgttagcccttGGCATGTTGCATGCATGCGCCAGTCACGCCAGTAAGTACATCAAGCGGACGTCACTCCTGATCCCGCTAGCCCGGTGTTGGAGCGTCCTATCTGACAGGAGCTACGCCTCGATTCTTAAGGTCGTTGACTCGTTAGAAAGGGCGGTCTGACGTTGTGTTCACTAGGACCGCCAGTAAATTTCAAGCTTACCACAGCTGCGTGAAGGCTCTCCTCATCACGCCGTCACAGTAAACAGACTAGGCTGGGAGGTGGAGACATCCATGCCAAGTCGTATCACCGGCAGCTGCCAAACGCGTCGTGGTAGCAGTTCAAAGAGTCGGTTAAGAAATACCGTGGCACAGTGCGAGGGCTCTCGAAAGCGGAGGCTGGCCAACAGGGCGCCTATCAGGCGAAGATAGTCTCGGCGGCTTCTGGGCGCAGCGGCCCCTCGGGCGCGCAGTGACTTCTTGATAAACCGTCGCCCTCGGGAGTTGTACCGACCTGGTAAGTAGCAAGGAACCAGCGCGACCTGTAGACGGTCTGCTGGCATCAGCAGTTTTTGCGACAGCCGTAGTAACGGAAGGGATGTACTGTCGCCGTCGTTTTATGTATACTGTAACGGTCCGGTTGTATGTTTGTAGGACACTTCTGTCGTCAGCGCTGCAGATGCGGCCCGTTAACGATTACTCTCCACTGAAAGGGCCTTACCTCGTACATTGTCTACCATTATTGGAGATTGTAACGGACTGCAGGCATAAGATGAGGAGGGAAGTGGCACGAGGTTTTCGGCAGCTGTCAGAAGTGTTGCTGGGGACTGCgaaggtgtcaccttcctccatGAACTAAAGTTTGCGAATTTAAGACTAAACAGGAGGCATTGAGTCTCATTTCTGCGAGGAACTCGGCAGCAAGGCAGGCCTGTATGTCAcgaaaaagaaaactttcaatCGCGGTGCTGTGCCGCGTGTCCCACGTGATGTCTAGGAGCGTGATGGTCTAATTCACTTTATCCGAAGAAACGCCTATATTGAGCTAGTATAGGGGTATGGTTGCATGCTTTTAAAGAAATCGAACTGATGAAATCAAgtctaaaatcgattttggcgctttgcgtaacaaaactgtttcgataaagtcgaagacagacagatggaaacTGCTGGAGTCCCCCTGGCCCCTTTCTCTTAGCACCGGAAACTCAAGCTTGTTCAGGAGCAGCGGGTTTATTTgtcccattttgtttattaggGGCTTGGCGAACGAGTTCGTCTTTGTAAGACGGAACTTAAGCTGGAGAGCGGGCAGCAGAGAGATAATTATGTGAGGTCTGCAGACCCTTTTCGATGCCTTCAACCTCGGTTGTGAGCGGTCGCACAGGATCGTGTCGCAAAGCTGCTCTCCGGTTGGATCGCTCGCTGGCCTCGAGACGTTGTAGGACCCTCGAAGCGGCACGGCTCCTCGTCGATCAGCACCTTTATGAAGCTCAGGGACGCGACGTATTTTCCTCTGGGTATCGACAATCTTACCGCTTTCAACTCCGGGCAGTCGAGCCACGCTAGGACGAGGCTCCTAACGACCTTGCCTGCCGTCGCCATCCTTAACCGAAACCAAGAGTTTAGCGGTCTGTTCGTGCAGTGGCACCATAACTATATGCGCCTGCGTACCTCAATGGGACCATGTGGACAGGACAAAACTGATACCGTGGCGCCCAGCGTCTGCTTGGTGGGCAGCATCGGCGACGGGTAAGTTCGCGGTGGTATTCCTGCGAACAGAACATGGGCGCCATTGCAAGGGACGACATCGTCGTAGTTGTAGGTGGACAGCATCGGCGTGATTGTCGGCGCCATCATGGCAACCGCCGCCGCtcgggaggcgccggtgcgcaaggtgagaggcgccatcgtggtggCCGGCTCGAGAGGCACCGGTGCGTGGGGCGGGCGGCGCTATCATGGCGGCCGCCACTGGCTCAGGAGGCgctggtgcgtgaggcgaggacTCATCGTGGCGGCCCGCTCGAGAGGCGCTGTCGCGTGAGGCGGGTGGCAccatcgtggcggccgccgccgccggctcgggtgcgccggtgcgtgaggcgagaggcgccatcatGGCGGCCAGCTCAGGAGGCACCAGTGCGTGAGGCGGCCGCCGCCAGGCTCGGGAGGCGCTGTtgtgtgaggcgagaggcgccatagtggcggccagctcgagaggcgccggtgcgtgaggcaGGCGGCTTCATCGTGTCGGGCGGCGCCAAAGTGGTGGTCGTCACCACCGGCTCGaaaggcgccggtgcgtgaagcgagaggcgccatcgtagcggccagctcgggaggcaccggtaCGTAAGGCGGCCGCCGCCAGGCTCAGGTGGCGTTGGTGCGTGAGGCGCCATAGTAGCAGCTAGCTCGAAAGCCGTGAGGCGGGCgacgccatcgtggcggccgctgccgccggctcgggaggcgctgatacttgaggcgagaggcgccatcgtggcggccagctcgacagGCGCCGGTGCACATGACGGACGTTACCTGCACGGGAGGAGCCGATGCGTGTGGCGGGCAGCGCCATCGTAGCGCTGTAGGCTGGCTCGTAGTTGCACGCATCATCACGGCGACACTTTGCCCTCGGCGGCTCCATCGTGGTGGCCTCCACCGGCGCGTAGGTCACCAGCGACGTCATGACGGACGGCAGCCGACGGGCGAACGGCACCGCCGCTGTACTCGTAATGTTTCCACTGCTTCCACGTAACTTACCTTCCTTCCACATCGAGCAGTCGGGAGTCGCAGGAGCGGTCCGCTTTCACCTTGACGCCAGGACGGGATCGAGAGGTCCGTGATCCACTCGCGCCGCGACCGCAGCAACAGGAGTGGGCGTGTGACGtgtctcggagtcccgcggactgggaGCGCCCGCACCGCGACACCACTCCGCAGCGTCGCGGCGTCTCGGAGTCATCTCGGACGACAGCAGAAGAAAGTcgacggcgccggcgcggcgcgcgaCACGGCGGGGGCGGGGGGCGGGGCGCCGGTGCCACGGGCGGGGGCTCCCTGTCGCGTCGCTTCTGAACGccaaataaaactagaatatcATTAAACTGGCTCACCGGATGGTTCGAGACAATCCAAACCTCCTTATCAGTCCTATAGAAGCGCGGCACCCGACAGCAGCGCGCGCAGGCTGTCCGCCTCCGCGCCGCCCgggcgccgcgcccgccgccgcagGCACGATGACCGCACGTTCCCTCTCCGAACGCGGAGCGACTTACGTTACCACTTGTTGATAAAAAACTACTGACGCACTTCCTACTTCGATCTCGAAAATGCGCGACCCGCCTGAGAACCGTGCCTGTCAAAGTAGGCATTTACGATGCGCAACTAACAACACGAGGTACTCCCAGGCTTGTTAACGGTAACGATTTTAGCAGCAtggtatgtaaaaaataatttagcaagaaaaataaaaataaaaataaaaagtgggTAGAATCGAAAAGCACTTTCGATCGCGGGATCGCCAAAAGACTAATAATAGCGATCTCTGCTATATCTCACTATTTAATGGAACAAGCTTTAGTTCGGAAATTTTAAAGCACCATGCTGCAAAAAtgtacgcaaaaaaaaaatttgcggaccatcggacaagacggtcgacgaaacaatgtgtcatggcggcgagtcgcggaaAGCGAGTAACAGTTCGCAGGAAGGAGTGGAAGGGggaagcggaactacgtcacggcgtggggcggagcgactacatagacgctagcggcatctatcggacaccggagacgttactctctcaatggagacctctgacgtagagcacggaacacataatattaAATCACACTTCTACTGTGAgtatagttaaaattttttgaactgatcttgttcacttacctgtactaacaatggcattgttctattacaatcctattatctgcttttgttcttgtaggcgccaaccaatttacttacaaaataagttagaagtacaatgcatgtatattgaattctaaaccttatttcttgttgaatggggttaaaatggtctaaaaagataatatcatattcaatcttttggaaagtcacatgcaccttagccacgacagggacgtattcggtgttaaataaaatacgtagaaagataaaaatgtttatttattatacatattagttaacaaaaataatcacatttaatcaaaatcaacaagttcttatacaaatatatatcaatcttcaatctgcaaaatattttacatactaCTAGAGCCAAAAAAAGATACAtaagtgtatatataaaaaaataatcccaTGTATCCAAAACCAACAGATTCTTATATAAAAACATGCCTATAAtcttaaaactataaaatattttacatacgtgatatacatattaaataaaatatgcagaaagataaaaaaagtataattattatacatattagttaacaaaaataatcaaatataagcaaaatcaacaaattcttatacaaatatatGTAAATCTACAATCtgcaaaatgttttacatactactatagccaaaaaaagttacataagtgtatatataaaaaataatctcaTGTATCCAAAATCAACAGAttcttatacaaaaatatgcctataatcttaataagtactacaaaatatttaacatGCGACTAGAACCACAAAACTATCATATCATAATGTGTCCCACAATTTGATAACAGGCCAGGTAACAGGCCAtaaaatttcattatattatcggCTCTATAGTCTTATCATAAGGATAAAAATGCTTTGAAGGTAAGAATAACACTTCACACGTTTTGCATTTAGAGATAACAGATGTGCCGCCAGGGTCGTACTCGCATTGTTGCAATTGATAAGCGCGTGGTTTATCTGTTTATGTCGGAATGTTATTTAGTGGTATTTTTTTCTGACCTACACCTAAATACAATTGTAATAAAAGAGCGGGCGAGacaccaatatttttttatatatacacttaTGTATCTTTTTTTGGCTCTAGtagtatgtaaaatattttgcagattgaagattgatatatatttgtataagaacttgttgattttgattaaatgtgattatttttgttaactaatatgtataataaataaacatttttatctttctacgtattttatttaacaccgaatacgtccctgtcgtggctaaggtgcatgtgactttccaaaagattgaatatgatattatctttttagaccattttaaccccattcaacaagaaataaggtttagaattcaatatacatgcattgtacttctaacttattttgtaagtaaattggttggcgcctacaagaacaaaagcagataataggattgtaatagaacaatgccattgttagtacaggtaagtgaacaagatcagttcaaaaaattttaactataatTTGTGCCACTTGTTGTCGATTTCCAACAGGTTATGGGACTATATTATTAGTCAATAGCAAGATGGtttgtaatacctacttaacaaaaataaaagtgaATGAATGATATGAATTAAGTGATTTTACTTACTAATTCCTTCAGGTTGTGCCCAGCAGAGAACACATTGCCTTTGGCAGACAAAACAATAGCCCTCAGTGAGGCATCATCCTTATTTAAATTGATTGCTTCTATGAGGTGGTTCATCATGTCCAAAGATAAAGAATTTCTAAACAGAAATTATGAGAATATCGAATTATTGCAAGGCAATTCATTAGTGTAACATGCTTGTTACAATTTCTTTTGACAAATTTTGATACttgaagtataaaaaaaaaccgggcaagtgcgagtcggactcgcgcacgaagggttccgtaccataacgaaaaaaaaaaacggaaaaaaaatgcaaaaaaaaaaactgaaaaaaatgcaaaaaaaaaacggtcacccatccaagtactgaccacgcccgacgttgcttaactttggtcaaaaatcacgtttgttgtatgggagccccatttaaatctttattttattctgtttttagtatttgttgttatagcggcaacagaaatacatcatctgtgaaaatttcaactgtctagctatcacggttcttgagatacagccaggtgacagacagacggatggacggacggacagcgaagtcttagtaatagggtcccgttttaccttttgggtatggaaccctaaaaaaggttaatatttatgaaataatagtAAAATGGATTGTCTAACAGTTGAAAACAACTGCAAGTACTGTTACATTATCTACTTTGCAACCGTTGGAACCGCATTTTGTACCTCTTTCTATGGTGGCCCTTACTGGAACCCTAATAACTTTGTGAGTTTAGTGACAAATGATTTCTACTCACTTTGTTTTCTGATGGTTGAGTGTTATTTCTCTTGTACCATTAGCCTCATTTGTTATTAGATATTGACTATGGATACCTCGGTGAAGAAGCCGGCAAGATGATACAATACTCCTCTAAAATAATCACAAAAAATTAAGACTCGTAAACTAAACAGAAAGTGTTTAAATTAACATTATCACAAAAATAGTTATCTTACCTCCATTGTGGTgaacattattttatattaggtaGTAATACAACAAAATGACTGGTTAGTTACAGTATTTTTATAactaaaatagtttttatctaaaTCTAACCTCTACGTCTGCGCTTGATTACTTCTTATCATTTGTTTACGAAATGAACTGTCATTATGACATTTATAAACTTGGGGTTGCCAGTTGAAAAATAGAATTTATaatgaaatcaaataaaaaagaaatgtcataaAAGGCATTTATTTATGCATGATAATTCATGCGAATATAAACCTAATAGTAATGGTTATAACGTCTGTTATGGTAACTGCTATCAGATCCAGAGTCCGACTCATAGTCCATGTATTCCGATCTCTCGTCTTCCGCAGTCATCACATCTATCACAGCCCTGAAAATTAAACCTTTCTTAAATACGAAAAATTGAgagttcacaaatatctgaacaaagcctttattatcaagacgttaaagtgcttgttaagatatttttgatcactttcgccgctccaatatatctgtaggccaagcacatgattggcgcgacggTATCTctcggcgagatagactacctgtATAAACATACAGGTAACAGTAAACCTACCTTTAACACCTAAAAGGTATCTTTATTGCCTATTAAGTTTTAATATcagggagaccgagctttgctcggaaaacatataaaaactcaaaaatgcgcgttttcccaaagataatacctagctagatcgatttttgcccccgaaaacccccatatagcaaatttcatcgaaatccttagagccgtttccgagatccccgaaatatatacatataaataaataaataaataaatatacacatatttgtttacaagaattgctcgtttaaacgttaaaggtacgagtataagataaaaaaaaatttaatagcTTACTTGAAAACCAATTCGTCAAACTGACTGTGCCTCGTGGACCTCTCACTGGTCTCCGTCACCATGGAGGCCAATACCTGGTCCAACAAGGACCGAAGCTTGAAGAGCACATCAGCTGTCTCTTTCTGGCAGCGGACCTTCACAGTGGACACGGACATGTAGCACTCGTTGGGAGAGTCTTCAACTGAAAGTTATAGAgcctttttaatttgtattttacttaGCAATACAAATCAGTCACtcctttaactttaaatttcgAAATTTTCTTTCGACCAGACTATCAGATAAAAAATAGAATTTCTAGCATTTCCAAAGTATTTAAAGAGGTTTTCTTTTATTAGAATATACCAAAAGCAACGACG
This genomic interval from Cydia splendana chromosome 15, ilCydSple1.2, whole genome shotgun sequence contains the following:
- the LOC134797638 gene encoding enoyl-CoA hydratase domain-containing protein 3, mitochondrial; protein product: MFTTMERSIVSSCRLLHRGIHSQYLITNEANGTREITLNHQKTKNSLSLDMMNHLIEAINLNKDDASLRAIVLSAKGNVFSAGHNLKELQSSTGIDQHKLVFQRASELMKSIIHSPVPVIAKVNGFAAAAGCQLVATCDMIVCSETSKFSTPGANFGIFCSTPGIAVGRCVPKSRAMYMLLTGLPLTAQEGYDSGLVTKVVPTSHLDEEVNKIVESIKHKSRRVIALGKEFYYKQIDMKLLDAYGLGEQIMVENINMDDGQEGIKSFVEKRKASWHHK